Genomic DNA from Sporosarcina sp. ANT_H38:
ATTGCATCTGCTGACTCGGCAATTGCTGAAGACGCAATTAGCACCAAGGTACTGAACAACGTAACGGAAGGACTTTTCCGTGTGAACCAAGAAGGTTTACTAGCGCCAGCTATGGCTGAAGAGGATCCTGAAATTAGTGCGGATGGAATGACGTATACATTCAAAATTCGTGACGCACAATGGTCGAATGGAACACCTGTAACTGCGAATGATTTTGTATATGCTTGGCAACGTGCTATCGATCCTGACACAGCTTCGCCTTACGGACCGTATTTGATGGCGGGTATGATTAAAAACGCGACCGAAATTGGTGAAGGGAAAGCGAAAGTTACAGATCTTGGCATTCAGGCTGAAGACGATAAAACACTGGTCGTTCAACTTGAACGACCAGTTGCTTACTTCCTATCACTTACTTCTTTTGCGACATTCTTACCACTTAACGAAGAATTCGTAACCGAACAGGGGGATGAATATGCTGCTAACTCTGATGCAATGATATATAACGGTCCATTCTCATTAGCAGATTGGGACGGTACAGGTGGCTGGAAATACGTTAAAAATGACATGTATTGGGATGCTGCAGCTGTAAAACTCGATGAAATCATCGTAGATATTGTTAAAGAAACATCAACGGCTTTAAAATTATATGAACAAGGCAAGAAAGATCGTGTAATACTAACTGCTGAGTATGCAATGCAGTATGCTGATGATCCAAACATTATTAATGAGGTTGAGACGGCTGTATTCTACTTCAAAATGAACCAACTGCGTGATGGTAAACCAACACCGCTTGCCAATGCGGACATTCGTAAAGCTATCGCAAGAGCATTTAATAAAGAAGAACTTGCAAATGTGGTCTTAGCGAATGGAGCTAAAGCTGCTAACTTCCTCGTAGCAGATGACTTTGTGCTCGATGAAAACGGTAAAGACTTCCGCGATTATAGTGGGGACTTCACTGTTTACGATGTTAAAGAAGCGCAAGCATTTTGGGAAAAGGGCCTAAAAGCACTCGGGACTGACAATGTAACAATTGAGTTTCTTGGTGGAGATGCTGAAAGCTCTAAAAAACAACAAGAGTGGTTCAAGGCGGAACTCGAAAGAAATCTTCCAGGTTTGACGATCAAACTGAAAGAAGTTCCTTCGGCAGTGCGTCTTGAACTTGATGACACTAGTAATTATGATC
This window encodes:
- a CDS encoding peptide ABC transporter substrate-binding protein, translated to MKNYKFMWLMVIMLVLSVFLAACGDEKESADNAAGVEEEVTEGSEKELSQVLNLVEIAEIASADSAIAEDAISTKVLNNVTEGLFRVNQEGLLAPAMAEEDPEISADGMTYTFKIRDAQWSNGTPVTANDFVYAWQRAIDPDTASPYGPYLMAGMIKNATEIGEGKAKVTDLGIQAEDDKTLVVQLERPVAYFLSLTSFATFLPLNEEFVTEQGDEYAANSDAMIYNGPFSLADWDGTGGWKYVKNDMYWDAAAVKLDEIIVDIVKETSTALKLYEQGKKDRVILTAEYAMQYADDPNIINEVETAVFYFKMNQLRDGKPTPLANADIRKAIARAFNKEELANVVLANGAKAANFLVADDFVLDENGKDFRDYSGDFTVYDVKEAQAFWEKGLKALGTDNVTIEFLGGDAESSKKQQEWFKAELERNLPGLTIKLKEVPSAVRLELDDTSNYDLQATGWGPDFQDPISFMELFVTGSPQNKMGYSNPAYDALIESTKTTYANDPIKRFEMFAEAEKILLEDDAAIAPTYQRGGMFLRNPDVKGIAINPFGSDFSYKWMYIEAAGK